In Acanthopagrus latus isolate v.2019 chromosome 17, fAcaLat1.1, whole genome shotgun sequence, the following are encoded in one genomic region:
- the ino80c gene encoding INO80 complex subunit C: protein MASQVPITVRAPPTAASSAALRGKKRPGSPAVCAAPQAAGSSSSSKKKKGALTAPATTQTQTQVAAVEPVAEVKAVGTADSAPTAATESTAKPPPFKDPTFMHSGIGGAAAGKKNRTWKNLKQILALERTLPWKLSDPNYFSIDAPPSLKPTKKYSDISGLPANYTDPQTKLRFTSSEEFSYIRLLPTDVVTGYLALRKATCIVP from the exons ATGGCATCTCAGGTCCCCATAACCGTCAGAGCCCCGCCGACAGCCGCCAGCTCTGCCGCTCTCCGGGGGAAGAAACGTCCCGGCAGTCCGGCTGTTTGTGCCGCTCCGCAGGCTGccgggagcagcagcagcagcaagaagaagaaaggagcgCTGACAGCTCCAGCGacgacacagacacagacacag GTAGCAGCAGTGGAGCCGGTGGCTGAGGTGAAGGCGGTGGGAACAGCTGACAGCGCCCCGACTGCTGCCACAGAGTCCACAGCAAAGCCTCCGCCGTTCAAAGACCCCACATTCATG CATTCTGGGAtcggtggagcagcagcaggtaaaaAGAACCGGACTTGGAAGAATCTCAAACAGATCCTGGCTTTGGAGCGGACTTTACCCTGGAAGCTCAGCGATCCCAACT ACTTCAGTATTGACGCCCCTCCCTCCTTGAAGCCAACCAAGAAATACTCTGACATCTCTGGGCTTCCT gcGAACTATACAGACCCTCAGACGAAACTACGCTTCACATCCTCCGAGGAGTTCTCCTACATCCGCCTCCTCCCCACCGATGTCGTGACGGGCTACCTAGCTCTGCGAAAGGCGACTTGCATCGTACCCTGA